The Elusimicrobiota bacterium genome includes the window CCCGAAAGAGTCAACAAATCAACATTTAGTTTTTGAACGTCAACAGCAATTGTACCCGCTGTTTGAACAGCGTCTGTGTGAAAAATAATATTTTTTTCTTTTACAACTTTTGAAATTTCTTCAATATTTTGAATTGTACCGATTTCCGTATTAGCATGCTGAATAGAAACAAGAATCGTATCTTCCCGCAAGGATTTCTTAACATCTTCCAAAGAAATAGACCCATACTTATCAACAGGGATATAACTTATTTCATAACCGTTTTGGCTGAGTCTTTTAGCTGCATTTAAGACGGAGAAATGTTCCACCGCTGAAACGACAATATGTTTTCCTTTTTGCTTGTTAGCTTCCGCAATGCCCTTAATCGCAAGATTGTTTGATTCGGAACCGCATGAGGTAAAATAAATTTCCTCATCTTTTGCATTGATAAGTTTTGCCACCTGATTCCGGGCTTTATCTATGGCGTCCTTTGATATCGTTCCCAAAGAATAAATGGTTTGGGCATTCCCGTAGTTTTCCTTGAAAAAAGGAATCATAACTTGGAAAACTCGGTCATCAAGCTTGGTATTTGACTGATTATCAAGATAAACTAACATAATCCTCCTAAGACAGTAGACAGTAGATAGTAGGTAGTAGATAGGTTTTAGGCAACTGCTTTTTAAAAAAAATAAAAGGTTTTTTTTGACTTAATCCTACCTACTAATCCCTATCTACTACCTACTGTTTTTCAAATGCTTCTTTTCCCGCTCCGCAAACAGGGCATACCCATTTGTCCGGAAGCTTTTCAAACGGTGTTCCGGGCTTGATTCCACTGTCGGGATCGCCTAATGCCGGGTCATAAATATAGCCGCATACTGTGCATATATATTTATCCATTATTTCCTCCTTCTAATGCAGGTTAAGAATGGGACAGGTTAAGGTTGAGAAAAACGTAATTCAGTTTCCGTTACTACAGGTTAAGAATAAAACAGATTAAGGTTGAGAAAAAACTTAATACAGTTTCCGTTACTGCAGGTTAAGAATGAGACAGTTTAAGGTTGAGAAAAAACTTAATACAGTTTCCGTAAAACTAGAATTTTATTCCTAAACCTGCTGTATATCCAATATTACTATCGGCCGAAGTTACACCCAGCTGAAGATATGTCAACGGGAAAAGTGAGACGCTTATTCCTCCGTCTATTCTAACTGAATTCGCGCTTCCGTTTTTTCCAATATTTAAGCTTGAATCGGGTTCAACAGAAGTGTTATCCAAACTGACGCCAAGATACGGCTCAACCACAACGAACTTCCATGAAGCAATTAGCGCCGTACTTAAGGTATTTGCCTTGAATTTATTGACTCCTGTATCCACATTAAGCGTATTATATACTGATTGGATAGCCAAATATGGAATTCCGGGAATCCAGCTGTCGTAAATCATATATCTTAAGCCATAACCGATTAGATTTGAGTCCTGATAAGATGTATATCTTGCTATCAAATCTATCTTTAGAGGAAGTCCGATTTCTGCTTGGAGCATAGGCAAAGGAATAGAATCAATTCCGGCTGCTTTGACTATAGCGTCCTCATTAATCACATTTCTAACCGGAACTCTTATCCCAATATCAAAACCCGGCAATCCAAGATTTTTAGCGCTTCTAAAAGATCCGCCTCCAAGCACCGGTCCCAGGTCTTTAGCTAAATTATCCAGATTCTTTTGGGCTATATCGGCCGCAACGCCGGTTATCTGGTTCTTGAATTCATCAAAAGGATTAGAAGCAAAGCAATTAATAACAGTTAAGCATAATATAATTGATAAACCAATTACTTTTTTCATTTTAATCTCCTTTTTTAAAGTTATAAACAGTTTTATCCACAGTATCCACTGGTACTATTTTGAATTTTGATAGACAAGCCTGATTCCCTCTAGTGTCAAATCCGGCAAGATTTTTTTCACCTCCTTGATTTCAGGAACTATTAGATCAGCAAGTCCCCCGGTTGCCAGAATTTTCGGATTCCCGTCCATTTCGGAACGGATCCGTTTAAGAATTTCTTTTACAAGGCCGACATAACCAAAATATAGCCCCGATTGTATCCCTTTAACAGTTGATTTGCCTATCGCTCTTTTCGGCTTAACTACTTCAACCTGAGGCAATTTAGAAGTTTTTTTAGCAAGGGCTTCAGCTGAAATAAGAGGTCCCGGAGCTATAACGCCGCCTAAATAAACGCCGTTTTTATCAATACAGTCAAAAGTCGTGGCAGTACCAAAATCTATAACTATTGCAGGCCCTCCGTAAAAATGGTATGCGGCAACGGCATCTGCAATTCTGTCAGCTCCGATCTCGTTTAAGTTTTCATATTTCATTTTTATAAAAGAAGTTTTTTCGTCAACAAAAAAAGCTTTTCGGCCTAAGTATTTAAATGATACATCTTCAAAAATCGGATCCAGCACCGGAACTACGCTTGCAATAGCTACTGCTTTAATATCAGCGGAATTAATGTTGTTGTGATCAAAAAGATCCAATATCTTTCGTCCGTATTTATCCGCACTTTCTGTTTTATTAGTGTTTAGCCTCCAGACCTTAATGGGTTTTGGCAGAATTTTTCCTTTGCTTACCCTAAAAATGCCCAAAGTTATATTTGTATTGCCAATATCAACTGCAAGAAGCATATTTTATCCTTTATTCTCCTTCGCCAAATACCCCCCTCGTGTTGCTTCGCTAAACGAAGCAGGGGGGATGAAGGCGGGGAGAACCCCCACGTCTAGTTTTGCCCTGTGAAATGAAAACATTTCCAGGACAAAAGTCCCTGAAATCGCATTTTCGATTTCTAGGGGTCTTAGACAAAACTGTGCGGGGTGGCTTCGGAAGAATTACGCATTGATACCCCGCATCTTGATGCGTGGAGCTTCATTTTTTTGTAAAAATATCGTTACCGTTAATATCATTGCCTACAACAACCGGAAATTCTTTTATTTCAAGCTCGTAAATTGCCTCAGGACCGAGTTCTTCAAAAGCAACAATTTTGCATTTTTTTACCTTACCGGCAAGAAGAGCCCCAACACCTCCGGTTGCAACCAAATAAAGAGCTTTATATTTTTTTAAAGCTTCAACAACTTCTTTTGAACGAGGGCCTTTTCCGATAGTGGCCTTTACTCCTTTAGATAAGACTAGAGGTGTTAAACTATCCATCCTTGATGAAGTTGTCGGCCCGCAAGATCCGATAACTTTGCCGGGTTTTGCAGGGCACGGCCCGCAATAATATAAAATTGAGTTTTTCAGATCTAAGGGTAGAGGCTGATTTGTTTTAATAAGACTTTCAAGTTTTTTGTGTGCTGCGTCGCGGGCAGTATAAATAATGCCTGATAATAAAATTCTGTCCCCGACCTTCAAATCAGGAATTTTAGCTATCAATTCAGTTGTGGTCAATGAGTAGTTCATAATTTTAGCATGTAGCGCCCGCCTGCCGGCGAGGCAGGGATAGCGTTTAGCGTATAGTAACTGCAAAGACTTTAAAAGTTTTTTCTATCCGCTATGCGCTACGACTTCCTTAATATAATTCAATGAAGTCCCGCAGGGCGGGATACGCTATTTCCTAGAGAGTTGCCGTCATTCTTCTGCAAGAATGGCATTGCATGCTTATTGCAACCGGCATAGATGCTATATGGCAGGGAGCAGTTTCTATATGAACAGCCATTGCCGTAACATTTCCGCCAAGACCCATAGGTCCGACGTTCGTTTCATTTATCGCATTAAGGAGTTCTTGCTCTTTTTTTGCATAAAAATCATTTTTAGAAACCGAACCAATTTCTCTAAGCAAAGCTTTTTTGGAGAGCATTG containing:
- a CDS encoding rubredoxin → MDKYICTVCGYIYDPALGDPDSGIKPGTPFEKLPDKWVCPVCGAGKEAFEKQ
- a CDS encoding type III pantothenate kinase, whose product is MLLAVDIGNTNITLGIFRVSKGKILPKPIKVWRLNTNKTESADKYGRKILDLFDHNNINSADIKAVAIASVVPVLDPIFEDVSFKYLGRKAFFVDEKTSFIKMKYENLNEIGADRIADAVAAYHFYGGPAIVIDFGTATTFDCIDKNGVYLGGVIAPGPLISAEALAKKTSKLPQVEVVKPKRAIGKSTVKGIQSGLYFGYVGLVKEILKRIRSEMDGNPKILATGGLADLIVPEIKEVKKILPDLTLEGIRLVYQNSK
- a CDS encoding FumA C-terminus/TtdB family hydratase beta subunit — protein: MNYSLTTTELIAKIPDLKVGDRILLSGIIYTARDAAHKKLESLIKTNQPLPLDLKNSILYYCGPCPAKPGKVIGSCGPTTSSRMDSLTPLVLSKGVKATIGKGPRSKEVVEALKKYKALYLVATGGVGALLAGKVKKCKIVAFEELGPEAIYELEIKEFPVVVGNDINGNDIFTKK